In a genomic window of Trichoderma atroviride chromosome 4, complete sequence:
- a CDS encoding uncharacterized protein (BUSCO:EOG092D38AL) has product MSKVIRSVKNVTKGYSHAQVKVRDATSNDPWGPTGTQMSEIAQMTFNTSTEFYDIMDMLDKRLNDKGKNWRHVLKALKVLDYCLHEGSELVVTWARQSIYIIKTLREFQYIDEEGRDVGQNVRVAAKELTALILNDERLRAERSDRKSWKSRVMGLDSDFGPQYAEQSQRRQPRSERRPGNEEDDAEYRLAIEASKHQEEEDRRKRQNLGGAENDDDLAKAIKLSQEEEERRRRELEDANAHSLFDDETPQPSQQPQHTGFNQGYQQGNAVDFWANPIDQQAQQIPQPTGYLGNAYTGFQQPQQPQQTGWQQNFNTGFGVDAFGNPLAQQQQQQQQQQFLQQQQFAQQQQLQPSQQALDLAIQSGSNNPWATNSQSQQQSLRPTPTGSNNPFAQNRPQSARPATSSLSPLPEQKTLSSFNQPSFSQPSFNQPSFNQPQIQLQLQQQQQQKPGFTAPQRELSEHERKLNALLASGDGQDTYGNTGDLRIPAQHTAPGTFINSAGAGLSRLNPEATGNNPFLRQQFTGMPSITYGGQPQLNSNPFGAQQRPQQPGQPQDLIQF; this is encoded by the exons ATGTCCAAGGTCATACGCAGCGTGAAAAATGTGACCAAAGGGTACTCACACGCCCAGGTCAAGGTCCGAGATG CGACGAGCAATGACCCATGGGGCCCAACCGGCACACAGATGAGCGAGATTGCTCAGATGACATTCAACAC GTCCACTGAGTTTTACGACATAATGGACATGCTTGACAAGAGACTCAACGACAAGGGAAAGAACTGGCGCCACGTTTTGAAGGCGCTAAAGGTTCTCGACTACTGTCTGCATGAGGGCTCTGAGCTGGTTGTCACATGGGCTCGCCAAAGCATCTACATCATCAAGACGCTGCGAGAGTTCCAGTACATTGACGAAGAAGGCCGCGATGTTGGCCAGAATG TGCGTGTTGCGGCCAAGGAATTGACCGCGCTGATTCTCAACGACGAGCGATTGCGAGCTGAGCGAAGCGACCGGAAGTCTTGGAAGTCGCGCGTAATGGGCCTCGACTCTGATTTTGGTCCTCAGTATGCCGAGCAGTCTCAGCGACGACAGCCACGATCAGAACGAAGACCCGGtaatgaagaggacgatgccGAGTATCGCCTTGCAATCGAAGCTAGCAAACatcaagaggaggaagatagGAGAAAGAGACAGAATCTCGGCGGTGCTGaaaatgatgatgatcttgCAAAGGCCATCAAACTCAgtcaggaagaagaggaaagaaggcgccgcgagctggaagatgccaACGCCCATTCTCTATTTGACGATGAAACTCCTCAACCTTCGCAGCAGCCCCAACACACTGGATTCAACCAGGGTTACCAGCAGGGCAACGCCGTGGACTTCTGGGCCAATCCAATTGACCAGCAGGCGCAGCAGATCCCTCAGCCAACCGGCTACCTAGGTAACGCATATACTGGATTCCAACAACCGCAACAACCGCAGCAGACCGGCTGGCAGCAAAACTTCAACACCGGCTTCGGTGTCGATGCGTTCGGCAACCCtcttgctcagcagcagcaacaacagcagcagcaacaattccttcagcaacaacagtttgctcagcaacagcagctgcagccttctCAGCAGGCTCTGGATTTGGCCATTCAATCTGGAAGCAACAATCCTTGGGCGACCAACAGCCAGTCACAGCAGCAGTCTCTTAGACCCACGCCGACAGGTTCCAACAACCCCTTTGCTCAGAACCGACCGCAGTCAGCAAGACCCGCGACTTCATCTCTCAGCCCTCTACCGGAGCAAAAGACTCTGTCAAGCTTCAATCAGCCCAGCTTCAGCCAACCCAGCTTCAACCAACCCAGCTTCAACCAACCTCAgattcagcttcagcttcagcagcaacagcagcagaagcccGGCTTCACTGCTCCTCAGAGAGAGCTCAGCGAACACGAGAGGAAGTTGAACGCTCTGCTGGCCTCTGGAGACGGTCAAGATACTTACGGAAACACCGGTGACCTGCGAATCCCCGCACAGCACACGGCTCCAGGAACGTTTATCAACAGTGCTGGCGCGGGTCTCAGCCGACTTAACCCAGAAGCCACCGGTAACAATCCCTTTTTACGGCAACAGTTTACTGGTATGCCGAGCATTACCTACGGTGGCCAGCCTCAGCTGAACAGCAACCCATTCGGAGCCCAGCAGCGACCGCAGCAACCGGGCCAACCACAAGATTTAATCCAGTTTTAA
- a CDS encoding uncharacterized protein (EggNog:ENOG41), producing MDSDDELPNIDLNPSGSDTIPSGGGEGSSSNGGGEPLPGDHGQVPSGYDQPPVDEDLPNATSANSEPVSIDSNNSQGEGAGVSDIEGDGDDEDDESALPSYFQAPRLPRSFQDKMNSYGNIIEDSDEDMVVRFTGPRSGQHTQPSWWTLIESEVIWSWEHIYKMACKEGNCSPHPRKRHPDLNLRKPTDDELQNDLLQTSDRPRSQHQEMSRYFDIPADVQFQILKHFFNFKGRVVHAISRLDPHHRAEEVPLNRFGKPSYLHRLHVGRSRRLQHVEILWVGSQYLTYPPSNRKKATSRRTFPLVRLPEAIRLKNLGVYIQESSPSVMRRKHEPRGIIHHMKVKTQVQPNFRLFRSLRTVQGMDYVHCLRGLSRSEFWDFDRWLDSYERKRPVRDFHFIMDVNNSTRRPKEARDRIRSQLRNLYPVITSFIPSGQDWTTLFEGLGSIDEDEEYKDDSSPSPSPSPSPSPPPDDGSGPSGPSGPSGPSGPSGPSGPSGPSGPSGPSGPSGPSGPPAITLDSDSDSDSDSDDGSNFGPSSSSGPGSGPINRSSSTPSEGDLAVDVSRQARESSQTSIVPMVELLNLRDDDHHGEYESDDNHHGEYESDDESTIVPDNQSVTDQEVVDLTNEGNGSGENNSESQLNSTEFSSNDRPESPLFVYDDYVGSHQPSPQDGRQSWEIESNQTTRATERSAGESDLFVGSAPTYMDETPSRVPTLRQSSLGSEIEAIDLTGPDDLVDSFLPSDNWSSPPNSRKRPLFKVEDDEDDDEDDEDDEDDEDDTSTGTPSSSKRGYGATMGGWDLEVRAGEK from the exons AtggacagcgacgacgagctgcCGAATATTGACCTTAACCCGTCAGGGTCTGACACCATCCCCTCTGGAGGTGGCGAAGGTTCCTCATCCAATGGAGGTGGTGAGCCTTTACCAGGCGACCATGGTCAGGTTCCAAGTGGTTATGACCAACCGCCAGTAGATGAAGATTTGCCAAATGCTACTTCAGCCAATAGTGAGCCTGTGTCAATCGATTCGAACAATTCGCAAGGCGAAGGAGCGGGGGTTTCAGATATTGAGGGCGATggggatgatgaagatgatgagagcgCACTTCCCTCTTATTTTCAAG CGCCGAGACTTCCAAGGTCGTTTCAGGACAAGATGAACTCTTATGGCAACATTATCGAGGACTCTGATGAAGACATGGTAGTCAGATTTACTGGACCACGTTCCG GGCAGCACACCCAACCG TCTTGGTGGACTCTTATTGAGTCTGAAGTGATATGGAGCTGGGAACATATCTATAAAATGGCATGCAAGGAGGGAAATTGTTCACCCCATCCACGTAAACGGCATCCAGACCTCAACTTGCGGAAACCCACAGACGATGAACTTCAAAACGATTTGCTGCAGACGAGTGATCGGCCGAGGTCTCAGCACCAGGAGATGTCACGATATTTTGATATCCCTGCAGATGTACAGTTTCAGATTTTGAAGCacttcttcaacttcaaggGCCGTGTGGTTCATGCCATCTCTCGTCTGGACCCGCACCACCGTGCAGAGGAAGTGCCTCTGAATCGTTTTGGAAAGCCGAGCTATCTGCATCGTCTCCATGtgggaagaagcaga CGCCTACAGCATGTCGAGATCCTCTGGGTGGGATCGCAATACCTTACTTACCCTCCAAGCAATCGAAAGAAGGCTACATCGCGCCGCACGTTTCCGCTGGTGCGTCTTCCAGAGGCTATCCGTCTCAAGAATCTCGGTGTATATATTCAGGAGTCCAGCCCGAGTGTCATGCGTCGCAAACACGAGCCGAGAGGAATCATCCATCATATGAAGGTCAAAACCCAGGTGCAGCCTAACTTTAGGCTTTTCCGATCACTGCGCACGGTACAGGGCATGGACTATGTTCACTGCCTTCGGGGCCTCAGTCGATCCGAGTTCTGGGATTTTGATCGATGGCTCGACAGTTACGAGAGAAAACGGCCAGTGCGAGACTTCCACTTTATAATGGATGTGAACAACTCTACGAGAAGGCCCAAGGAAGCCCGCGATCGCATCAGATCGCAGCTGAGAAATCTCTATCCAGTAATCACCTCATTCATACCATCAGGTCAAGACTGGACAACTTTATTCGAAGGCCTCGGCTCtattgatgaagatgaagagtatAAAGACGACAgttcgccgtcgccatccccgtcgccatcgccatcgccgcctccaGACGATGGATCGGGACCATCTGGGCCATCGGGACCATCTGGGCCATCGGGACCATCTGGGCCATCGGGACCATCTGGGCCATCGGGACCATCTGGGCCATCGGGACCATCTGGGCCATCGGGACCACCTGCGATAACTCTTGATAGTGACTCTGATTCAGATTCAGATTCCGACGATGGCTCTAATTTTGGCCCAAGCTCAAGTTCTGGCCCAGGTTCTGGCCCAATTAACCGGTCCAGTTCCACTCCCTCCGAAGGAGACCTCGCCGTTGATGTGTCGCGCCAAGCTAGAGAAAGCTCGCAAACGAGTATTGTTCCCATGGTTGAACTGCTAAATTTGCGAGATGACGATCATCATGGCGAATACGAGAGCGATGACAATCATCATGGCGAATATGAGAGCGATGATGAGTCGACGATTGTCCCAGATAACCAATCTGTCACCGATCAAGAAGTGGTTGACCTTACTAATGAGGGAAATGGAAGCGGTGAAAACAACTCTGAAAGTCAATTGAATTCAACCGAGTTCTCCAGCAATGATAGGCCGGAAAGCCCGCTGTTTGTATATGACGATTATGTCGGCTCACATCAGCCATCGCCTCAAGACGGTCGACAGTCCTGGGAGATCGAATCTAACCAGACTACCCGGGCAACCGAGAGGTCTGCCGGCGAATCAGATTTATTCGTCGGCAGTGCACCGACATATATGGATGAAACGCCTTCACGCGTCCCCACACTCCGCCAAAGCAGCCTGGGAAGTGAGATTGAGGCCATTGACCTTACAGGTCCTGATGATCTAGTGGACTCTTTTTTGCCCTCGGACAATTGGAGTTCGCCTCCCAATTCCAGGAAACGCCCTCTTTTCAAGgtcgaggacgacgaggacgacgatgaagacgatgaagacgatgaagacgatgaagatgatacAAGTACCGGTACGCCGAGTAGTTCGAAGAGA GGTTATGGGGCGACTATGGGAGGATGGGATCTTGAGGTTCGAGCTGGTGAGAAATGA
- a CDS encoding uncharacterized protein (BUSCO:EOG092D2VOM), with the protein MAEEKPLPFQYQFAAGAIAGVSEILVMYPLDVIKTRIQLQTGTAAASSEAYTGMLDCFQKIVKTEGFSRLYRGISAPILMEAPKRATKFAANDEWGKVYRKMFGVDKMNQSLSVLTGATAGATESFVVVPFELVKIRLQDKASAGKYNGMVDCVVKTVKNEGPLTLYQGLESTMWRHILWNAGYFGCIFQVRQLLPKAETSRGKMVNDLISGAIGGTIGTVVNTPLDVVKSRIQNTPKVPGQIPKYNWAFPSVVTVFREEGFGALYKGFLPKVLRLGPGGGILLVVFTTVMDTFRKWQS; encoded by the exons atggccgaGGAAAAGCCCCTTCCCTTCCAGTACCAATTCGCCGCAG GCGCAATTGCCGGCGTCTCGGAG ATTCTGGTCAT GTATCCTTTGGATGTCATCAAGACTCGAATCCAACTGCAGACCGGCACGGCTGCCGCCAGTAGCGAGGCATACACCGGTATGCTGGACTGCTTCCAGAAGATTGTCAAGACCGAAGG ATTTTCACGTCTCTACCGCGGTATCTCCGCCCCGATTCTGATGGAAGCCCCCAAGCGAGCCACCAAGTTTGCTGCCAACGATGAATGGGGCAAGGTCTACCGCAAGATGTTTGGTGTCGACAAAATGAACCAGTCATTGTCCGTCCTCACCGGTGCTACCGCCGGTGCCACCGAATCCTTTGTTGTCGTTCCCTTCGAACTGGTCAAGATTCGTCTCCAGGATAAGGCATCAGCTGGAAAGTACAACGGCATGGTTGACTGCGTTGTCAAGACAGTCAAGAACGAGGGTCCCCTCACCCTTTACCAGGGTCTCGAAAGCACAATGTGGCGACACATTCTATGGAACGCTGGCTACTTTGGCTGCATCTTCCAGGTCCGACAGCTGCTGCCCAAGGCTGAGACCAGCAGGGGCAAGATGGTCAATGATCTGATCTCCGGTGCCATCGGTGGAACTATCGGAACTGTGGTGAACACTCCTTTGGACGTCGTCAAGAGCAGAATTCAGAACACCCCCAAGGTGCCTGGCCAGATCCCCAAGTACAACTGGGCATTCCCTTCCGTCGTGACTGTTttcagagaagaaggctttgGCGCCTTGTACAAGGGCTTCCTACCCAAG GTTCTCCGTCTGGGCCCAGGAGGTGGTATTCTCTTGGTCGTTTTCACCACTGTTATGGATACTTTCCGCAAGTGGCAATCATAA
- a CDS encoding uncharacterized protein (EggNog:ENOG41) — MPPLDVATDLDTIPVLVQNRPLVIQDVVMSKLHSAILTDDPTCNLYICGVGRGGRLGLGDENTQFKFTPLHSAFADKKVRQVALGQNHSMAVVGNGELWTWGLNSDSQLGYVLPPPLRTDEEPMSLIPRQVFGPLKKEGILGIAASSIHSVAHTGSSLYCWGRNVGQLALMDSDSRSLDLQQTPRKVAASLLTAPIEMVAAIDKATTCLLANHTVWVFTNYGYNLIRFPIPDGVLDHSLLGSVFSDRLGMSRRDIEYIASGGETIAAVTAHGDLFTMQLSNKGDVGAPSRSNSGLGSTTNPVKIKSAITQPLCIWDSGKDGVTSVGVGEHGSVIICTESGAVWRRVKRIKSKIESFVGSTDTKKKDFKFQRVPYITDCVAVRSSTFGAFAAIRKDVKVMAKEIRIGEQNIWNDVASLLCLKDFYAPEANIENDLTRKPWTASIMREGPGTVAHRILSSSDIETDMLQWLQANSFLYDTDLEIRTSAAPDIRIPVHGWLFSGRSTILRTALSDFRFQGSYTLSETFTIENVGDRMVLTLLHADIYTMLNIVVYMYQDKILPVWKYTRGAPSLAHRFRQVRTDLMKFATRLNMPKLEAAARLQAGLEKTLDTDLQEAINDPVFFDDGDVVLELDGDEVTVHSHLLCQRCPFFDGMFNGRSQGQWLADRRLSTEQAEPVRVDLSHIHPETFSYVLTFLYGDVGEKMFDDVMAASLDEFSELVLDVLSVANELMIDRLSQICQSLIGKFVTNRNISNLLNEISPCSVAEFKNTGLEYICLQLEAVLENHYLDSLDEELLYELDDKIRDNQLACYPFARSGRAELLLHEKYPDLAVDIEEERRRRVKEMAFKQTQREEERRASTSYKTRFGSLDDSIRGPETPEKSNRQSKMSRNEPFSPALRPKDSIADMIFDMEDEGPSGGSSLASPQLSPPLTRTDSDVGPISKLPTEWKRTKGKEKAEPLQSLQSPVSSLPSRQQPILESVTPISKEAKQSLESPYSASNAPWASAALPTDKLDLKDIMSEASGRSALTAALSAQKTKDSAGKPLSKLSQKERKKQMQIQLDAQMVAQEEQAKSVPWEAVSPSNQKQPPWKPAAPIPKTSLQQAMASDAAQRSAISTDARPLVASESDARSAQRRTASPDTRFPGQGRPGNPPSQTKPGVDKPQSRPLVPHSKSYIKPAPKTEPTLGVSMADIIGQQQREQEMVKEAVAKRSLQEIQEEQAFQEWWDQESRRAQEEEARRHAKAKGTGKGKEEEAGGRRNRRGRGGKARSSEPPKAQQADVEGLNSKEAAAKTGGNASRGRGRNRGRGKATSGGL; from the coding sequence ATGCCCCCCCTTGATGTCGCCACAGATCTCGACACAATTCCCGTTCTAGTTCAAAACCGGCCTTTGGTGATCCAAGATGTCGTCATGTCGAAACTGCATAGCGCTATTCTTACAGACGACCCGACTTGCAACCTGTATATTTGCGGAGTCGGCCGTGGTGGAAGGCTGGGCCTTGGGGATGAAAACACACAGTTCAAATTCACCCCCCTACATAGCGCTTTCGCAGATAAAAAGGTCCGCCAGGTTGCACTTGGGCAGAACCACTCGATGGCTGTTGTTGGAAATGGCGAACTATGGACTTGGGGCCTCAATTCTGATTCGCAGCTTGGCTATGTGCTGCCACCTCCGTTGAGAACAGATGAAGAGCCGATGAGCCTCATCCCTCGACAAGTGTTTGGTCCCCTTAAGAAAGAGGGTATTCTTGGCATTGCGGCCTCTTCTATTCACTCTGTGGCTCACACTGGATCGTCGCTGTACTGCTGGGGCCGCAATGTTGGCCAGCTTGCCCTGATGGATTCAGATTCCAGATCTCTAGACCTGCAGCAGACGCCTCGGAAAGTTGCTGCATCTCTATTAACTGCTCCAATCGAGATGGTTGCGGCGATTGACAAAGCCACCACCTGCTTGTTGGCGAACCACACAGTTTGGGTATTTACCAACTATGGATACAATCTCATTAGATTCCCTATCCCCGATGGTGTCCTCGATCATAGTCTCCTCGGATCTGTCTTTTCGGACAGGCTTGGCATGTCCAGAAGGGACATTGAATACATTGCGTCTGGCGGGGAGACTATTGCAGCGGTTACGGCGCATGGTGATCTCTTCACCATGCAGCTGAGTAACAAGGGGGATGTTGGGGCTCCATCTCGTTCCAACTCTGGCCTGGGATCAACGACCAATCCTGTTAAAATAAAGAGTGCGATTACGCAACCGCTATGCATATGGGACTCGGGAAAAGACGGAGTCACTTCAGTCGGCGTAGGGGAGCATGGATCCGTCATCATCTGCACGGAATCCGGCGCTGTTTGGAGGAGGGTAAAACGTATCAAAAGCAAGATTGAATCTTTCGTCGGATCTACTGatacaaagaagaaagacttCAAATTCCAGCGTGTACCCTACATCACAGATTGCGTGGCCGTGCGAAGCTCTACTTTCGGGGCTTTTGCCGCCATTCGAAAGGATGTTAAAGTGATGGCCAAGGAGATTCGGATTGGTGAACAGAATATCTGGAATGATgttgcctctcttctttgcttgaaAGACTTTTATGCGCCTGAAGCCAATATTGAGAACGACTTGACTCGGAAACCTTGGACTGCTTCCATCATGAGAGAGGGCCCTGGTACTGTGGCCCATCGGATTCTGAGCTCTTCTGATATCGAAACAGACATGCTGCAGTGGCTTCAAGCTAATTCATTCTTATACGATACCGATTTGGAAATTCGTACATCTGCTGCCCCAGATATCAGGATACCAGTCCACGGCTGGCTTTTCTCTGGGCGAAGTACTATACTTCGCACAGCCCTGTCTGATTTCCGGTTTCAAGGCTCCTATACGCTTTCAGAAACATTTACGATAGAAAATGTTGGCGATAGAATGGTGCTAACTCTGCTCCACGCTGATATTTACACGATGCTGAATATCGTGGTATATATGTACCAGGATAAGATCCTACCCGTATGGAAATACACGCGTGGAGCTCCTTCACTAGCTCATCGCTTTCGCCAAGTTCGAACAGACTTGATGAAATTCGCTACGAGGCTCAATATGCCAAAACTTGAGGCTGCAGCCCGGCTGCAAGCCGGCCTTGAAAAAACACTTGATACAGATCTGCAAGAAGCAATAAACGATCCTGTATTTtttgatgacggcgacgtCGTATTGGAGTTGGATGGAGACGAAGTTACTGTTCATAGCCATCTTCTGTGTCAGCGATGCCCATTTTTCGACGGAATGTTCAATGGCAGATCACAAGGACAGTGGCTGGCTGATCGGCGTCTCTCAACGGAGCAGGCCGAACCAGTTCGAGTTGATCTGAGTCACATTCACCCGGAGACGTTTTCATACGTGCTCACATTCTTGTACGGGGATGTAGGCGAGAAAATGTTTGACGATGTGATGGCTGCATCTCTCGACGAGTTCTCGGAGCTGGTCCTGGATGTGCTTAGTGTAGCCAACGAACTCATGATAGACCGACTATCACAAATATGCCAGTCTTTGATAGGCAAGTTTGTGACGAACCGCAACATTTCGAATCTTCTCAACGAAATTAGCCCGTGTTCAGTCGCAGAGTTCAAGAATACTGGGCTAGAGTACATTTGTCTACAGCTCGAAGCTGTGCTTGAAAACCACTACCTGGACAGCCTCGACGAAGAGCTCTTATATGAGCTTGATGACAAAATCCGAGACAACCAGCTCGCATGTTATCCGTTTGCGAGGAGTGGGAGAGCAGAACTGCTTCTTCATGAAAAGTATCCCGATCTGGCAGTGgacattgaagaagagaggcgacGTCGTGTCAAGGAGATGGCCTTCAAACAAACacagagggaagaagaaagaagggcaTCAACTTCATACAAAACTCGATTTGGAAGCTTGGATGACTCTATTCGAGGACCGGAAACCCCAGAGAAATCTAACAGACAATCCAAGATGAGTCGGAACGAGCCATTTAGCCCAGCCTTGCGCCCCAAAGATTCTATAGCCGATATGATTTTTGAcatggaagatgaagggcCTTCGGGAGGAAGCAGTCTTGCATCACCGCAGCTATCGCCGCCTCTAACTCGCACCGACAGTGACGTTGGACCGATATCGAAGCTTCCAACCGAATGGAAGAGGACAAAAggcaaggaaaaggcagagccACTACAATCCCTCCAATCACCTGTTTCGAGCCTACCTTCTCGCCAACAGCCGATTCTCGAGTCAGTAACACCCATCTCTAAAGAGGCTAAACAAAGCTTGGAATCTCCATATTCGGCATCAAACGCTCCATGGGCTTCTGCAGCGTTACCTACTGATAAACTGGATCTAAAAGACATCATGTCTGAGGCCTCAGGGAGATCAGCATTAACAGCTGCCTTATCGGCACAAAAGACGAAGGATTCAGCTGGCAAGCCACTTTCCAAATTGTCCCAGAAGGAACGCAAGAAGCAGATGCAGATACAGCTAGACGCGCAGATGGTGGCTCAAGAAGAGCAGGCCAAATCAGTCCCGTGGGAAGCCGTATCACCATCAAACCAGAAGCAGCCGCCGTGGAAGCCGGCAGCCCCTATTCCAAAAACCTCGTTGCAGCAGGCTATGGCATCTGATGCTGCACAGCGAAGTGCGATATCTACCGATGCGAGGCCGCTAGTAGCGTCGGAGTCTGATGCTCGATCCGCGCAAAGACGGACGGCGTCCCCTGACACTCGATTCCCCGGACAGGGACGCCCTGGCAACCCACCATCTCAAACAAAGCCAGGTGTGGACAAACCACAGAGTAGACCTCTAGTACCCCACTCGAAGTCCTATATCAAACCGGCGCCAAAGACAGAGCCGACTCTCGGAGTAAGCATGGCTGATATTATCGGACAACAacagagagagcaagaaatgGTCAAGGAGGCTGTGGCGAAGCGGTCACTTCAAGAGAttcaagaagaacaagcttTTCAAGAGTGGTGGGACCAAGAAAGCCGTCGTGCacaggaagaggaggccagGCGGCATGCTAAGGCCAAGGGTAcggggaaaggaaaggaagaggaggcaggAGGAAGACGTAACCGCCGGGGAAGAGGGGGCAAGGCCCGAAGCAGCGAGCCGCCAAAAGCACAGCAAGCGGATGTTGAAGGATTAAATtccaaagaagcagcagccaagactgGTGGTAATGCATctcgaggcagaggcagaaacaGAGGTAGGGGGAAGGCCACCAGTGGCGGGTTGTGA